In a genomic window of Melanotaenia boesemani isolate fMelBoe1 chromosome 1, fMelBoe1.pri, whole genome shotgun sequence:
- the LOC121644247 gene encoding protein mono-ADP-ribosyltransferase PARP6 isoform X4 encodes MDIKGQCWTDEESDGENESEQFLYGIQGSCAADLYRHPQLDADIEAVKDIYTDSAVSVREYGTIDDVDIDLHINIGFLDEEVATAWKVIRTEPIILRLRFSLSQYLDGPEPSVEVFQPSNKEGFSLGLQLKKILSTFTSQQWKHLSNEFLKAQQEKRHSWFKAGGTIKKFRAGLSIFSPIPKSPSFPLIQDTVLKGKLSVPELRVTRLMNRSISCTMKNPKGELFNYPPNSQTVAVPAARAPAQITTRQLIELFFSSQAGGHCKNIPTLEYGFLVQIMKYSEQRIPTLNEYCVVCDEQHVFQNGSMLKPAVCTRELCVFSFYTLGVMSGAAEEVATGAEVVDLLVAMCRAALESPRKSIIFEPYPSVVDPNDPKTLAFNPKKKNYERLQKALDSVMSIREMTQGSYLEIKKQMDKLDPLAHPLLQWIISSNRSHIVKLPLSRQLKFMHTSHQFLLLSSPPAKEARFRTAKKLYGSTFAFHGSHIENWHSVLRNGLVNASYTKLQLHGAAYGKGIYLSPISSISFGYSGMGKGQHRMPTKDELVQRYNRMNTIPQSRPIQSRFLQSRNLNCIALCEVITSKDLQKHGNIWVCPVSDHVCTRFFFVYEDGQVGDANINTQEPKVQKEIMRVIGTQIYSS; translated from the exons ATG GACATCAAAGGCCAGTGTTGGACAGACGAGGAGTCAGATGGGGAAAACGAATCTGAGCAGTTCCTTTATGGCATTCAG GGGAGCTGTGCTGCTGACCTCTACCGCCACCCTCAACTAGATGCAGACATTGAGGCTGTGAAAGACATCTACACTGACAGTGCTGTCTCTGTCAG GGAGTATGGAACCATTGATGACGTGGACATCGATCTTCACATTAACATCGGTTTCTTAGAC GAGGAGGTTGCGACAGCTTGGAAAGTTATCAGAACAGAGCCCATTATTTTGAGACTGCgcttttctctttctcagtACCTCGATGGACCTG AGCCGTCGGTTGAAGTGTTCCAGCCTTCAAATAAAGAAGGATTCAGCCTGGGCCTGCAACTAAAAAA GATCCTGAGCACATTCACCTCACAGCAGTGGAAGCACCTCAGTAATGAGTTCCTCAAAGCCCAGCAGGAGAAAAGGCACAGCTGGTTCAAAGCTGGAGGAACCATCAAGAAGTTCCGTGCTGGGCTTAGCATCTTCTCCCCAATTCCCAA GTCCCCTAGTTTTCCTCTGATACAAGACACAGTTTTAAAAGGGAAGCTGAGTGTCCCCGAACTGAGAGTGACCCGCCTGATGAACCGATCAATCTCATGTACCATGAAGAACCCTAAAGGGGAGCTCTTCAACTATCCACCAAATAGCCAG ACTGTGGCTGTCCCAGCGGCCAGGGCCCCAGCGCAGATTACCACGAGGCAGCTGATTGAATTGTTTTTCTCATCCCAGGCGGGCGGCCACTGCAAGAACATCCCTACCTTGGAGTATGGCTTCTTAGTGCAG ATAATGAAGTACTCAGAGCAGAGGATCCCCACGCTAAATGAGTACTGTGTGGTCTGTGATGAACAGCATGTATTTCAGAATGGATCCATGTTGAAG CCTGCTGTGTGCACCAGGGAGCTGTGTGTGTTCTCCTTTTATACTCTGGGTGTGATGTCTGGAGCTGCAGAGGAAGTGGCAACTGGAGCAGAG GTGGTGGACCTACTTGTTGCTATGTGTCGAGCTGCTCTTGAGTCTCCCCGTAAGAGCATAATCTTTGAGCCCTACCCATCAGTTGTTGATCCAAATGACCCCAAGACTCTTGCATTCAACCCAAAG AAGAAGAATTATGAAAGACTGCAGAAAGCGTTGGACAGTGTCATGTCTATCCGTGAAATGACCCAG GGTTCATATTTGgagattaaaaaacagatgGATAAACTGGACCCTTTGGCCCATCCCTTGCTACAATG GATAATTTCCAGTAACAGATCTCATATCGTCAAGCTGCCACTCAGTAGG CAACTGAAATTCATGCACACCTCCCACCAATTCCTGCTGCTTAGCAGCCCTCCAGCCAAGGAAGCTCGTTTTCGCACTGCCAAGAAGCTCTACGGCAGCACCTTTGCCTTCCA TGGTTCCCATATAGAAAACTGGCACTCTGTTCTGAGAAATGGACTAGTCAATGCTTCTTATACTAAACTGCAG CTGCATGGGGCAGCGTATGGAAAGGGCATCTATCTGAGCCCCATCTCCAGCATATCTTTTGGATATTCAG GAATGGGGAAAGGACAGCATCGTATGCCCACCAAAGATGAACTGGTGCAGCGTTACAACCGTATGAACACCATACCCCAG AGCCGTCCAATACAATCAAGGTTTCTTCAAAGTCGAAACTTGAATTGCATCGCTCTTTGTGAAG TTATAACATCCAAGGATCTGCAGAAACATGGTAACATATGGGTGTGTCCTGTATCCGACCACGTCTGTACTCGCTTCTTTTTTGT GTATGAGGATGGCCAAGTAGGTGATGCCAACATCAACACCCAAGAGCCTAAGGTGCAGAAGGAGATAATGCGTGTGATTGGGACCCAGATCTACTCCAGCTAA
- the LOC121644247 gene encoding protein mono-ADP-ribosyltransferase PARP6 isoform X7 → MDIKGQCWTDEESDGENESEQFLYGIQGSCAADLYRHPQLDADIEAVKDIYTDSAVSVREYGTIDDVDIDLHINIGFLDEEVATAWKVIRTEPIILRLRFSLSQYLDGPEPSVEVFQPSNKEGFSLGLQLKKILSTFTSQQWKHLSNEFLKAQQEKRHSWFKAGGTIKKFRAGLSIFSPIPKSPSFPLIQDTVLKGKLSVPELRVTRLMNRSISCTMKNPKGELFNYPPNSQAGGHCKNIPTLEYGFLVQIMKYSEQRIPTLNEYCVVCDEQHVFQNGSMLKPAVCTRELCVFSFYTLGVMSGAAEEVATGAEVVDLLVAMCRAALESPRKSIIFEPYPSVVDPNDPKTLAFNPKKKNYERLQKALDSVMSIREMTQGSYLEIKKQMDKLDPLAHPLLQWIISSNRSHIVKLPLSRQLKFMHTSHQFLLLSSPPAKEARFRTAKKLYGSTFAFHGSHIENWHSVLRNGLVNASYTKLQLHGAAYGKGIYLSPISSISFGYSGMGKGQHRMPTKDELVQRYNRMNTIPQSRPIQSRFLQSRNLNCIALCEVITSKDLQKHGNIWVCPVSDHVCTRFFFVYEDGQVGDANINTQEPKVQKEIMRVIGTQIYSS, encoded by the exons ATG GACATCAAAGGCCAGTGTTGGACAGACGAGGAGTCAGATGGGGAAAACGAATCTGAGCAGTTCCTTTATGGCATTCAG GGGAGCTGTGCTGCTGACCTCTACCGCCACCCTCAACTAGATGCAGACATTGAGGCTGTGAAAGACATCTACACTGACAGTGCTGTCTCTGTCAG GGAGTATGGAACCATTGATGACGTGGACATCGATCTTCACATTAACATCGGTTTCTTAGAC GAGGAGGTTGCGACAGCTTGGAAAGTTATCAGAACAGAGCCCATTATTTTGAGACTGCgcttttctctttctcagtACCTCGATGGACCTG AGCCGTCGGTTGAAGTGTTCCAGCCTTCAAATAAAGAAGGATTCAGCCTGGGCCTGCAACTAAAAAA GATCCTGAGCACATTCACCTCACAGCAGTGGAAGCACCTCAGTAATGAGTTCCTCAAAGCCCAGCAGGAGAAAAGGCACAGCTGGTTCAAAGCTGGAGGAACCATCAAGAAGTTCCGTGCTGGGCTTAGCATCTTCTCCCCAATTCCCAA GTCCCCTAGTTTTCCTCTGATACAAGACACAGTTTTAAAAGGGAAGCTGAGTGTCCCCGAACTGAGAGTGACCCGCCTGATGAACCGATCAATCTCATGTACCATGAAGAACCCTAAAGGGGAGCTCTTCAACTATCCACCAAATAGCCAG GCGGGCGGCCACTGCAAGAACATCCCTACCTTGGAGTATGGCTTCTTAGTGCAG ATAATGAAGTACTCAGAGCAGAGGATCCCCACGCTAAATGAGTACTGTGTGGTCTGTGATGAACAGCATGTATTTCAGAATGGATCCATGTTGAAG CCTGCTGTGTGCACCAGGGAGCTGTGTGTGTTCTCCTTTTATACTCTGGGTGTGATGTCTGGAGCTGCAGAGGAAGTGGCAACTGGAGCAGAG GTGGTGGACCTACTTGTTGCTATGTGTCGAGCTGCTCTTGAGTCTCCCCGTAAGAGCATAATCTTTGAGCCCTACCCATCAGTTGTTGATCCAAATGACCCCAAGACTCTTGCATTCAACCCAAAG AAGAAGAATTATGAAAGACTGCAGAAAGCGTTGGACAGTGTCATGTCTATCCGTGAAATGACCCAG GGTTCATATTTGgagattaaaaaacagatgGATAAACTGGACCCTTTGGCCCATCCCTTGCTACAATG GATAATTTCCAGTAACAGATCTCATATCGTCAAGCTGCCACTCAGTAGG CAACTGAAATTCATGCACACCTCCCACCAATTCCTGCTGCTTAGCAGCCCTCCAGCCAAGGAAGCTCGTTTTCGCACTGCCAAGAAGCTCTACGGCAGCACCTTTGCCTTCCA TGGTTCCCATATAGAAAACTGGCACTCTGTTCTGAGAAATGGACTAGTCAATGCTTCTTATACTAAACTGCAG CTGCATGGGGCAGCGTATGGAAAGGGCATCTATCTGAGCCCCATCTCCAGCATATCTTTTGGATATTCAG GAATGGGGAAAGGACAGCATCGTATGCCCACCAAAGATGAACTGGTGCAGCGTTACAACCGTATGAACACCATACCCCAG AGCCGTCCAATACAATCAAGGTTTCTTCAAAGTCGAAACTTGAATTGCATCGCTCTTTGTGAAG TTATAACATCCAAGGATCTGCAGAAACATGGTAACATATGGGTGTGTCCTGTATCCGACCACGTCTGTACTCGCTTCTTTTTTGT GTATGAGGATGGCCAAGTAGGTGATGCCAACATCAACACCCAAGAGCCTAAGGTGCAGAAGGAGATAATGCGTGTGATTGGGACCCAGATCTACTCCAGCTAA
- the LOC121644247 gene encoding protein mono-ADP-ribosyltransferase PARP6 isoform X5: MDIKGQCWTDEESDGENESEQFLYGIQCCLLQGSCAADLYRHPQLDADIEAVKDIYTDSAVSVREYGTIDDVDIDLHINIGFLDYLDGPEPSVEVFQPSNKEGFSLGLQLKKILSTFTSQQWKHLSNEFLKAQQEKRHSWFKAGGTIKKFRAGLSIFSPIPKSPSFPLIQDTVLKGKLSVPELRVTRLMNRSISCTMKNPKGELFNYPPNSQTVAVPAARAPAQITTRQLIELFFSSQAGGHCKNIPTLEYGFLVQIMKYSEQRIPTLNEYCVVCDEQHVFQNGSMLKPAVCTRELCVFSFYTLGVMSGAAEEVATGAEVVDLLVAMCRAALESPRKSIIFEPYPSVVDPNDPKTLAFNPKKKNYERLQKALDSVMSIREMTQGSYLEIKKQMDKLDPLAHPLLQWIISSNRSHIVKLPLSRQLKFMHTSHQFLLLSSPPAKEARFRTAKKLYGSTFAFHGSHIENWHSVLRNGLVNASYTKLQLHGAAYGKGIYLSPISSISFGYSGMGKGQHRMPTKDELVQRYNRMNTIPQSRPIQSRFLQSRNLNCIALCEVITSKDLQKHGNIWVCPVSDHVCTRFFFVYEDGQVGDANINTQEPKVQKEIMRVIGTQIYSS, translated from the exons ATG GACATCAAAGGCCAGTGTTGGACAGACGAGGAGTCAGATGGGGAAAACGAATCTGAGCAGTTCCTTTATGGCATTCAG TGCTGCTTGTTGCAGGGGAGCTGTGCTGCTGACCTCTACCGCCACCCTCAACTAGATGCAGACATTGAGGCTGTGAAAGACATCTACACTGACAGTGCTGTCTCTGTCAG GGAGTATGGAACCATTGATGACGTGGACATCGATCTTCACATTAACATCGGTTTCTTAGAC tACCTCGATGGACCTG AGCCGTCGGTTGAAGTGTTCCAGCCTTCAAATAAAGAAGGATTCAGCCTGGGCCTGCAACTAAAAAA GATCCTGAGCACATTCACCTCACAGCAGTGGAAGCACCTCAGTAATGAGTTCCTCAAAGCCCAGCAGGAGAAAAGGCACAGCTGGTTCAAAGCTGGAGGAACCATCAAGAAGTTCCGTGCTGGGCTTAGCATCTTCTCCCCAATTCCCAA GTCCCCTAGTTTTCCTCTGATACAAGACACAGTTTTAAAAGGGAAGCTGAGTGTCCCCGAACTGAGAGTGACCCGCCTGATGAACCGATCAATCTCATGTACCATGAAGAACCCTAAAGGGGAGCTCTTCAACTATCCACCAAATAGCCAG ACTGTGGCTGTCCCAGCGGCCAGGGCCCCAGCGCAGATTACCACGAGGCAGCTGATTGAATTGTTTTTCTCATCCCAGGCGGGCGGCCACTGCAAGAACATCCCTACCTTGGAGTATGGCTTCTTAGTGCAG ATAATGAAGTACTCAGAGCAGAGGATCCCCACGCTAAATGAGTACTGTGTGGTCTGTGATGAACAGCATGTATTTCAGAATGGATCCATGTTGAAG CCTGCTGTGTGCACCAGGGAGCTGTGTGTGTTCTCCTTTTATACTCTGGGTGTGATGTCTGGAGCTGCAGAGGAAGTGGCAACTGGAGCAGAG GTGGTGGACCTACTTGTTGCTATGTGTCGAGCTGCTCTTGAGTCTCCCCGTAAGAGCATAATCTTTGAGCCCTACCCATCAGTTGTTGATCCAAATGACCCCAAGACTCTTGCATTCAACCCAAAG AAGAAGAATTATGAAAGACTGCAGAAAGCGTTGGACAGTGTCATGTCTATCCGTGAAATGACCCAG GGTTCATATTTGgagattaaaaaacagatgGATAAACTGGACCCTTTGGCCCATCCCTTGCTACAATG GATAATTTCCAGTAACAGATCTCATATCGTCAAGCTGCCACTCAGTAGG CAACTGAAATTCATGCACACCTCCCACCAATTCCTGCTGCTTAGCAGCCCTCCAGCCAAGGAAGCTCGTTTTCGCACTGCCAAGAAGCTCTACGGCAGCACCTTTGCCTTCCA TGGTTCCCATATAGAAAACTGGCACTCTGTTCTGAGAAATGGACTAGTCAATGCTTCTTATACTAAACTGCAG CTGCATGGGGCAGCGTATGGAAAGGGCATCTATCTGAGCCCCATCTCCAGCATATCTTTTGGATATTCAG GAATGGGGAAAGGACAGCATCGTATGCCCACCAAAGATGAACTGGTGCAGCGTTACAACCGTATGAACACCATACCCCAG AGCCGTCCAATACAATCAAGGTTTCTTCAAAGTCGAAACTTGAATTGCATCGCTCTTTGTGAAG TTATAACATCCAAGGATCTGCAGAAACATGGTAACATATGGGTGTGTCCTGTATCCGACCACGTCTGTACTCGCTTCTTTTTTGT GTATGAGGATGGCCAAGTAGGTGATGCCAACATCAACACCCAAGAGCCTAAGGTGCAGAAGGAGATAATGCGTGTGATTGGGACCCAGATCTACTCCAGCTAA
- the LOC121644247 gene encoding protein mono-ADP-ribosyltransferase PARP6 isoform X2, translating to MDIKGQCWTDEESDGENESEQFLYGIQCCLLQGSCAADLYRHPQLDADIEAVKDIYTDSAVSVREYGTIDDVDIDLHINIGFLDEEVATAWKVIRTEPIILRLRFSLSQYLDGPEPSVEVFQPSNKEGFSLGLQLKKILSTFTSQQWKHLSNEFLKAQQEKRHSWFKAGGTIKKFRAGLSIFSPIPKSPSFPLIQDTVLKGKLSVPELRVTRLMNRSISCTMKNPKGELFNYPPNSQTVAVPAARAPAQITTRQLIELFFSSQAGGHCKNIPTLEYGFLVQIMKYSEQRIPTLNEYCVVCDEQHVFQNGSMLKPAVCTRELCVFSFYTLGVMSGAAEEVATGAEVVDLLVAMCRAALESPRKSIIFEPYPSVVDPNDPKTLAFNPKKKNYERLQKALDSVMSIREMTQGSYLEIKKQMDKLDPLAHPLLQWIISSNRSHIVKLPLSRQLKFMHTSHQFLLLSSPPAKEARFRTAKKLYGSTFAFHGSHIENWHSVLRNGLVNASYTKLQLHGAAYGKGIYLSPISSISFGYSGMGKGQHRMPTKDELVQRYNRMNTIPQSRPIQSRFLQSRNLNCIALCEVITSKDLQKHGNIWVCPVSDHVCTRFFFVYEDGQVGDANINTQEPKVQKEIMRVIGTQIYSS from the exons ATG GACATCAAAGGCCAGTGTTGGACAGACGAGGAGTCAGATGGGGAAAACGAATCTGAGCAGTTCCTTTATGGCATTCAG TGCTGCTTGTTGCAGGGGAGCTGTGCTGCTGACCTCTACCGCCACCCTCAACTAGATGCAGACATTGAGGCTGTGAAAGACATCTACACTGACAGTGCTGTCTCTGTCAG GGAGTATGGAACCATTGATGACGTGGACATCGATCTTCACATTAACATCGGTTTCTTAGAC GAGGAGGTTGCGACAGCTTGGAAAGTTATCAGAACAGAGCCCATTATTTTGAGACTGCgcttttctctttctcagtACCTCGATGGACCTG AGCCGTCGGTTGAAGTGTTCCAGCCTTCAAATAAAGAAGGATTCAGCCTGGGCCTGCAACTAAAAAA GATCCTGAGCACATTCACCTCACAGCAGTGGAAGCACCTCAGTAATGAGTTCCTCAAAGCCCAGCAGGAGAAAAGGCACAGCTGGTTCAAAGCTGGAGGAACCATCAAGAAGTTCCGTGCTGGGCTTAGCATCTTCTCCCCAATTCCCAA GTCCCCTAGTTTTCCTCTGATACAAGACACAGTTTTAAAAGGGAAGCTGAGTGTCCCCGAACTGAGAGTGACCCGCCTGATGAACCGATCAATCTCATGTACCATGAAGAACCCTAAAGGGGAGCTCTTCAACTATCCACCAAATAGCCAG ACTGTGGCTGTCCCAGCGGCCAGGGCCCCAGCGCAGATTACCACGAGGCAGCTGATTGAATTGTTTTTCTCATCCCAGGCGGGCGGCCACTGCAAGAACATCCCTACCTTGGAGTATGGCTTCTTAGTGCAG ATAATGAAGTACTCAGAGCAGAGGATCCCCACGCTAAATGAGTACTGTGTGGTCTGTGATGAACAGCATGTATTTCAGAATGGATCCATGTTGAAG CCTGCTGTGTGCACCAGGGAGCTGTGTGTGTTCTCCTTTTATACTCTGGGTGTGATGTCTGGAGCTGCAGAGGAAGTGGCAACTGGAGCAGAG GTGGTGGACCTACTTGTTGCTATGTGTCGAGCTGCTCTTGAGTCTCCCCGTAAGAGCATAATCTTTGAGCCCTACCCATCAGTTGTTGATCCAAATGACCCCAAGACTCTTGCATTCAACCCAAAG AAGAAGAATTATGAAAGACTGCAGAAAGCGTTGGACAGTGTCATGTCTATCCGTGAAATGACCCAG GGTTCATATTTGgagattaaaaaacagatgGATAAACTGGACCCTTTGGCCCATCCCTTGCTACAATG GATAATTTCCAGTAACAGATCTCATATCGTCAAGCTGCCACTCAGTAGG CAACTGAAATTCATGCACACCTCCCACCAATTCCTGCTGCTTAGCAGCCCTCCAGCCAAGGAAGCTCGTTTTCGCACTGCCAAGAAGCTCTACGGCAGCACCTTTGCCTTCCA TGGTTCCCATATAGAAAACTGGCACTCTGTTCTGAGAAATGGACTAGTCAATGCTTCTTATACTAAACTGCAG CTGCATGGGGCAGCGTATGGAAAGGGCATCTATCTGAGCCCCATCTCCAGCATATCTTTTGGATATTCAG GAATGGGGAAAGGACAGCATCGTATGCCCACCAAAGATGAACTGGTGCAGCGTTACAACCGTATGAACACCATACCCCAG AGCCGTCCAATACAATCAAGGTTTCTTCAAAGTCGAAACTTGAATTGCATCGCTCTTTGTGAAG TTATAACATCCAAGGATCTGCAGAAACATGGTAACATATGGGTGTGTCCTGTATCCGACCACGTCTGTACTCGCTTCTTTTTTGT GTATGAGGATGGCCAAGTAGGTGATGCCAACATCAACACCCAAGAGCCTAAGGTGCAGAAGGAGATAATGCGTGTGATTGGGACCCAGATCTACTCCAGCTAA
- the LOC121644247 gene encoding protein mono-ADP-ribosyltransferase PARP6 isoform X6, with protein MDIKGQCWTDEESDGENESEQFLYGIQCCLLQGSCAADLYRHPQLDADIEAVKDIYTDSAVSVREYGTIDDVDIDLHINIGFLDEEVATAWKVIRTEPIILRLRFSLSQYLDGPEPSVEVFQPSNKEGFSLGLQLKKILSTFTSQQWKHLSNEFLKAQQEKRHSWFKAGGTIKKFRAGLSIFSPIPKSPSFPLIQDTVLKGKLSVPELRVTRLMNRSISCTMKNPKGELFNYPPNSQAGGHCKNIPTLEYGFLVQIMKYSEQRIPTLNEYCVVCDEQHVFQNGSMLKPAVCTRELCVFSFYTLGVMSGAAEEVATGAEVVDLLVAMCRAALESPRKSIIFEPYPSVVDPNDPKTLAFNPKKKNYERLQKALDSVMSIREMTQGSYLEIKKQMDKLDPLAHPLLQWIISSNRSHIVKLPLSRQLKFMHTSHQFLLLSSPPAKEARFRTAKKLYGSTFAFHGSHIENWHSVLRNGLVNASYTKLQLHGAAYGKGIYLSPISSISFGYSGMGKGQHRMPTKDELVQRYNRMNTIPQSRPIQSRFLQSRNLNCIALCEVITSKDLQKHGNIWVCPVSDHVCTRFFFVYEDGQVGDANINTQEPKVQKEIMRVIGTQIYSS; from the exons ATG GACATCAAAGGCCAGTGTTGGACAGACGAGGAGTCAGATGGGGAAAACGAATCTGAGCAGTTCCTTTATGGCATTCAG TGCTGCTTGTTGCAGGGGAGCTGTGCTGCTGACCTCTACCGCCACCCTCAACTAGATGCAGACATTGAGGCTGTGAAAGACATCTACACTGACAGTGCTGTCTCTGTCAG GGAGTATGGAACCATTGATGACGTGGACATCGATCTTCACATTAACATCGGTTTCTTAGAC GAGGAGGTTGCGACAGCTTGGAAAGTTATCAGAACAGAGCCCATTATTTTGAGACTGCgcttttctctttctcagtACCTCGATGGACCTG AGCCGTCGGTTGAAGTGTTCCAGCCTTCAAATAAAGAAGGATTCAGCCTGGGCCTGCAACTAAAAAA GATCCTGAGCACATTCACCTCACAGCAGTGGAAGCACCTCAGTAATGAGTTCCTCAAAGCCCAGCAGGAGAAAAGGCACAGCTGGTTCAAAGCTGGAGGAACCATCAAGAAGTTCCGTGCTGGGCTTAGCATCTTCTCCCCAATTCCCAA GTCCCCTAGTTTTCCTCTGATACAAGACACAGTTTTAAAAGGGAAGCTGAGTGTCCCCGAACTGAGAGTGACCCGCCTGATGAACCGATCAATCTCATGTACCATGAAGAACCCTAAAGGGGAGCTCTTCAACTATCCACCAAATAGCCAG GCGGGCGGCCACTGCAAGAACATCCCTACCTTGGAGTATGGCTTCTTAGTGCAG ATAATGAAGTACTCAGAGCAGAGGATCCCCACGCTAAATGAGTACTGTGTGGTCTGTGATGAACAGCATGTATTTCAGAATGGATCCATGTTGAAG CCTGCTGTGTGCACCAGGGAGCTGTGTGTGTTCTCCTTTTATACTCTGGGTGTGATGTCTGGAGCTGCAGAGGAAGTGGCAACTGGAGCAGAG GTGGTGGACCTACTTGTTGCTATGTGTCGAGCTGCTCTTGAGTCTCCCCGTAAGAGCATAATCTTTGAGCCCTACCCATCAGTTGTTGATCCAAATGACCCCAAGACTCTTGCATTCAACCCAAAG AAGAAGAATTATGAAAGACTGCAGAAAGCGTTGGACAGTGTCATGTCTATCCGTGAAATGACCCAG GGTTCATATTTGgagattaaaaaacagatgGATAAACTGGACCCTTTGGCCCATCCCTTGCTACAATG GATAATTTCCAGTAACAGATCTCATATCGTCAAGCTGCCACTCAGTAGG CAACTGAAATTCATGCACACCTCCCACCAATTCCTGCTGCTTAGCAGCCCTCCAGCCAAGGAAGCTCGTTTTCGCACTGCCAAGAAGCTCTACGGCAGCACCTTTGCCTTCCA TGGTTCCCATATAGAAAACTGGCACTCTGTTCTGAGAAATGGACTAGTCAATGCTTCTTATACTAAACTGCAG CTGCATGGGGCAGCGTATGGAAAGGGCATCTATCTGAGCCCCATCTCCAGCATATCTTTTGGATATTCAG GAATGGGGAAAGGACAGCATCGTATGCCCACCAAAGATGAACTGGTGCAGCGTTACAACCGTATGAACACCATACCCCAG AGCCGTCCAATACAATCAAGGTTTCTTCAAAGTCGAAACTTGAATTGCATCGCTCTTTGTGAAG TTATAACATCCAAGGATCTGCAGAAACATGGTAACATATGGGTGTGTCCTGTATCCGACCACGTCTGTACTCGCTTCTTTTTTGT GTATGAGGATGGCCAAGTAGGTGATGCCAACATCAACACCCAAGAGCCTAAGGTGCAGAAGGAGATAATGCGTGTGATTGGGACCCAGATCTACTCCAGCTAA